A section of the Bryobacteraceae bacterium genome encodes:
- the cysS gene encoding cysteine--tRNA ligase — translation MALRFYNTLTQQLEKFRPLDGETVRMYTCGPTVYHYVHIGNFRTFSFQDVLRRVLRMHGWKLFHVMNITDVDDKIIRNAVAEGKSLKEYTEPYTQAFLEDSAKLRLERPEKLVFATDHIQDMVEAIRKLGERQHTYVSDGSVYFRIASFPEYGKLSHTNFSGNIAGARVDVDEYEKADARDFVLWKARKPGEPYWDTPLGPGRPGWHIECSVMAMKYLGETIDIHAGGVDLIFPHHENEIAQSECITGKPFARFWLHCEHLMVEGQKMSKSLGNFYTLRDILARGWAPEAVRYLLISAPYRKQLNFTFDGLKAAAAAIERLRNFQTRLETERFDPGIDEEQEKRAARALAGYHEGLDDDLNTADALGAVFEFIRETNIAMDHGRFRAGNAASARRLLEDFDRVFDVLRPTVAEGALSDEEVEALLRERTEAKKARDFARADQIRAMLLEKGIVVEDTRDGVRWKRR, via the coding sequence ATGGCACTGCGCTTCTACAACACGCTCACGCAACAGCTGGAGAAGTTCCGGCCGCTCGACGGCGAGACGGTGCGGATGTACACCTGCGGCCCCACCGTCTACCACTACGTCCACATCGGCAACTTCCGCACCTTCAGCTTCCAGGACGTGCTGCGGCGCGTGCTGCGGATGCACGGCTGGAAGCTGTTCCACGTGATGAACATCACCGACGTGGACGACAAGATCATCCGCAACGCGGTGGCCGAAGGCAAGTCGCTGAAGGAATACACCGAGCCCTATACGCAGGCCTTCCTCGAAGATTCGGCGAAGCTCCGGCTGGAGCGGCCCGAAAAGCTCGTCTTCGCCACCGACCACATCCAGGACATGGTGGAGGCGATCCGGAAGCTCGGCGAGCGCCAGCACACGTATGTGAGCGACGGTTCGGTGTACTTCCGCATCGCGAGTTTTCCCGAATACGGCAAGCTCTCGCACACCAACTTCAGCGGCAACATCGCCGGCGCGCGCGTTGACGTGGACGAGTACGAGAAGGCGGACGCGCGCGACTTCGTGCTGTGGAAGGCGCGCAAGCCGGGCGAGCCGTACTGGGACACGCCGCTCGGGCCGGGACGACCCGGCTGGCACATCGAATGCTCGGTGATGGCGATGAAGTACCTGGGCGAGACCATCGACATCCACGCCGGCGGCGTCGACCTGATCTTTCCGCATCACGAGAACGAAATCGCCCAGAGCGAGTGCATCACCGGCAAGCCGTTCGCCCGCTTCTGGCTCCACTGCGAACACCTGATGGTGGAGGGCCAGAAGATGTCGAAGTCGCTGGGGAATTTTTATACGCTGCGCGACATCCTCGCCCGCGGCTGGGCGCCGGAGGCGGTGCGCTACCTGCTGATCTCGGCGCCGTACCGCAAGCAGCTCAACTTCACCTTCGACGGGCTGAAGGCGGCCGCGGCCGCCATCGAGCGGTTGCGCAATTTCCAGACGCGGCTGGAGACGGAGCGCTTCGATCCGGGCATCGACGAAGAGCAGGAAAAGCGGGCCGCCCGCGCGCTGGCCGGGTATCACGAAGGGCTCGACGACGACCTGAACACGGCCGACGCGCTTGGGGCCGTTTTTGAATTCATCCGCGAGACCAACATCGCGATGGACCACGGCCGGTTCCGCGCCGGCAATGCGGCGAGCGCGAGGCGGCTGCTCGAAGACTTTGACCGCGTCTTTGACGTCCTGCGGCCGACGGTGGCTGAAGGCGCGCTGAGCGATGAAGAAGTGGAGGCGCTGCTGCGCGAGCGCACCGAGGCGAAGAAGGCGCGCGATTTCGCCCGCGCCGACCAGATCCGCGCGATGCTGCTTGAGAAGGGCATCGTCGTCGAGGACACGCGCGACGGCGTGCGATGGAAACGCCGGTGA
- a CDS encoding L-methionine gamma-lyase: MKIQTKAVHAGDRKRPQEQIPVSTPVHFAASWICADQAEQDRIFAHEQKGYAYSRYANPTNDALEELVASLENGHGALACSSGMMALQHALWCALAERPKRILCARDIYGATLKLLYDVMGPFGFETELVDANDQAATEAALDRFQPGALLVETISNPLLRVADIEALGRMCRARNVALIVDNTFATPLLVRPLELGAHLVVHSSTKYLGGHGDTLGGLIVSDEAHFETMRRFSRVNGPVMGPMEAYLTMRGIKTFPLRMERQCQNAAALAEWLRQHPRVERVFYPDDPAHPDAAIIRRLLPDGLRGGMVSFEIRGARREQVFAFLDGLKLCVRATSLGDVHTMVLYPWIASHRDVPPEQKAAMGLRENLVRFSVGIEAVDDIIADIGQALG; the protein is encoded by the coding sequence ATGAAGATTCAGACGAAAGCCGTGCACGCAGGCGACCGGAAGCGCCCGCAGGAACAGATTCCCGTTTCCACACCGGTCCATTTCGCCGCCTCCTGGATCTGCGCCGACCAGGCCGAGCAGGACCGCATCTTCGCCCACGAGCAGAAGGGCTACGCGTATTCCCGCTACGCGAACCCGACCAACGATGCGCTGGAGGAACTGGTGGCGTCGCTTGAAAACGGCCACGGCGCGCTGGCCTGCTCGTCGGGCATGATGGCGTTGCAGCACGCGCTGTGGTGCGCGCTGGCCGAGCGGCCGAAGCGCATCCTGTGCGCCCGCGACATCTATGGCGCGACGCTGAAGCTGCTCTACGACGTGATGGGGCCGTTCGGTTTCGAGACCGAACTCGTGGACGCCAACGACCAGGCCGCCACCGAAGCGGCTCTCGACCGCTTCCAGCCGGGAGCGCTGCTTGTGGAGACGATCTCGAACCCGCTGCTTCGCGTGGCAGACATCGAGGCGCTGGGGCGGATGTGCCGCGCGCGCAACGTGGCGCTGATCGTCGACAACACGTTCGCCACGCCGCTGCTGGTGCGGCCGCTCGAGCTCGGCGCGCATCTGGTGGTCCACAGCTCCACAAAGTATCTGGGCGGCCACGGCGACACGCTGGGCGGGCTCATCGTCAGCGACGAGGCGCACTTCGAAACGATGCGGCGTTTTTCGCGCGTCAACGGCCCGGTAATGGGGCCGATGGAGGCCTATCTGACGATGCGCGGGATCAAGACCTTCCCGCTGCGCATGGAGCGGCAATGCCAGAACGCGGCGGCTCTGGCGGAGTGGCTGCGGCAACATCCGCGCGTGGAGCGGGTGTTTTATCCGGACGACCCTGCGCACCCGGACGCGGCCATCATCCGCCGCCTGCTGCCCGACGGACTGCGGGGCGGCATGGTGAGCTTTGAGATCCGCGGGGCGCGGCGCGAGCAGGTGTTTGCGTTTCTGGACGGGCTGAAGCTGTGCGTCCGGGCGACGTCGCTCGGCGACGTGCACACGATGGTGCTGTATCCGTGGATCGCCTCACACCGCGACGTGCCGCCGGAGCAGAAGGCGGCGATGGGGCTGCGCGAGAACCTGGTGCGCTTCTCGGTGGGCATCGAAGCAGTGGACGACATCATCGCCGACATCGGGCAGGCGCTCGGCTGA
- the proC gene encoding pyrroline-5-carboxylate reductase: MGSMQEKKRIAVLGAGNMGAALIGGILKAKVAEPGEIMATTRSSERAAEVAERYGIRARAGGNRETAAESDLILLAVKPGVLGTVLEEIRDVLHEGQILISLAAVAPIRLIERLVARRMPVFRAMPNIPVIIEEGATAISANSVATPEHRALVERIFRAVGVVCFVDEDAMDAVTALSGSGPAYVYMVIEALIAGGLKMGLSHEVATRLAEQTVLGAARLVKESGIHPAILRDQVITPGGVTISAIHELERHGLRAMLISAVETATNHARARSRALMEQWKGSD, translated from the coding sequence ATGGGCTCGATGCAGGAAAAGAAGCGCATCGCGGTGCTCGGCGCGGGCAACATGGGCGCCGCCCTGATCGGCGGCATCCTGAAGGCCAAGGTGGCCGAACCTGGCGAAATCATGGCGACAACGCGTTCGTCGGAGCGCGCCGCCGAAGTGGCCGAACGCTACGGGATCCGCGCCCGCGCCGGCGGCAACCGCGAGACCGCCGCCGAAAGCGACCTGATCCTGCTCGCCGTGAAGCCCGGCGTGCTGGGCACGGTGCTCGAAGAGATCCGCGACGTGCTGCACGAGGGCCAGATCCTCATCTCGCTGGCCGCCGTCGCCCCCATCCGCCTCATCGAGCGTCTCGTGGCGCGCCGCATGCCCGTCTTCCGCGCCATGCCCAACATCCCGGTCATCATCGAGGAAGGCGCCACCGCCATCAGCGCCAACAGCGTCGCCACGCCGGAACACCGCGCCCTCGTCGAACGCATCTTCCGCGCCGTCGGCGTCGTCTGCTTCGTCGACGAAGACGCCATGGACGCCGTCACCGCGCTTTCCGGCAGCGGCCCCGCCTACGTCTATATGGTGATCGAGGCGCTCATCGCCGGCGGGCTCAAGATGGGCCTCTCGCACGAAGTCGCCACGCGGCTGGCCGAGCAGACCGTGCTCGGCGCGGCGCGGCTCGTCAAGGAAAGCGGCATCCACCCGGCGATCCTGCGCGATCAGGTGATCACGCCGGGCGGCGTCACCATCTCGGCCATCCACGAACTCGAACGGCACGGCCTGAGGGCGATGCTGATCTCTGCCGTCGAGACCGCCACCAACCACGCCCGCGCCCGCAGCCGCGCGCTGATGGAACAGTGGAAAGGGTCCGACTGA
- a CDS encoding L-arabinose isomerase, with product MVMEDLLAPIRPNPPARIGLFAIGLEAYWAQFPGLKERLEGYLGDIQRRLAATGDTIVSAGLVDTAPRAAEAGALFASSDLDLIFCHAATYATSSQVLPVVQRSRVPVVVLNLQPSPRLDYETCTTGEWLANCSACCVPEIANAFARSRVPFQVVSGMLHDDPDAEREISEWRAAARAWRALRTSRLGFLGHTYPGMLDMYSDFTMISAQTGAHVEVLEMCDLDRCLRTTPPAEAESKLALAREIFTLEDCPEEDLRWAAQVAAALERLVREFDLQGLAYYYRGLDGNPYERLAAGMILGNSLLTARGVPASGEGDLKNLVAMKILDSLGAGGAFTELYAMDFIDHFVLVGHDGPGHLALCSQKPVLRGLGLYHGKRGHGVSVEFSVRHGPVTLLAVTQTAEGSLQLITAEGESIPGPILRIGNTNTRVRFPLPPAEFVNRWCQQAPTHHFALGAGRWSSVIAKFSRLCRLPLAAVC from the coding sequence ATGGTCATGGAGGATCTTCTCGCACCGATCAGACCCAACCCTCCCGCGCGCATCGGGCTCTTCGCCATCGGCCTGGAAGCCTACTGGGCCCAGTTCCCGGGACTGAAGGAGCGGCTGGAAGGCTATCTCGGCGACATCCAACGGCGCCTGGCCGCCACCGGCGACACGATCGTCTCCGCCGGACTCGTCGATACCGCCCCGCGCGCCGCCGAGGCCGGCGCCCTCTTCGCCTCTTCCGATCTCGACCTGATCTTCTGCCACGCCGCTACCTACGCCACCTCCAGCCAGGTGCTTCCCGTCGTCCAGCGCTCGCGCGTGCCTGTCGTCGTCCTGAACCTCCAGCCCTCTCCGCGGCTCGACTACGAGACCTGCACCACCGGCGAGTGGCTCGCCAACTGTTCCGCCTGCTGCGTGCCGGAGATCGCCAACGCCTTCGCTCGCTCGCGCGTCCCGTTCCAGGTCGTCAGCGGCATGCTCCATGACGATCCGGACGCCGAGCGCGAAATCAGCGAGTGGCGCGCCGCCGCCCGCGCCTGGCGCGCCCTGCGCACATCCCGCCTCGGTTTCCTCGGTCACACTTATCCGGGCATGCTCGACATGTACTCCGACTTCACCATGATCAGCGCCCAGACCGGCGCCCACGTCGAAGTGCTCGAAATGTGCGACCTCGACCGCTGCCTGCGCACCACTCCGCCCGCAGAGGCCGAATCGAAACTGGCGCTGGCCCGCGAAATCTTCACCCTCGAAGACTGCCCCGAAGAAGACCTGCGCTGGGCTGCCCAGGTCGCCGCCGCGCTGGAACGGCTCGTCCGGGAGTTCGACCTCCAGGGCCTCGCCTATTACTACCGCGGCCTCGATGGCAACCCTTACGAGCGCCTCGCCGCCGGCATGATCCTCGGCAACTCCCTCCTCACCGCCCGTGGCGTCCCCGCCAGCGGCGAGGGCGACCTCAAGAACCTCGTGGCGATGAAGATTCTCGACTCGCTCGGCGCCGGCGGCGCCTTCACCGAGCTCTACGCCATGGACTTCATCGACCACTTCGTCCTCGTCGGCCACGACGGGCCGGGCCACCTCGCCCTCTGTTCACAAAAGCCCGTCCTGCGCGGCCTCGGCCTCTATCACGGCAAGCGCGGCCACGGCGTCAGCGTCGAATTCAGCGTCCGCCACGGCCCGGTCACGCTGCTCGCCGTCACTCAGACGGCCGAAGGCAGTCTCCAACTGATCACCGCCGAAGGCGAATCCATCCCCGGCCCCATCCTCCGCATCGGCAACACCAACACGCGCGTCCGCTTCCCGCTCCCGCCGGCCGAATTCGTCAACCGCTGGTGCCAGCAGGCGCCCACCCACCACTTCGCCCTCGGCGCAGGCCGCTGGTCCTCCGTGATCGCCAAATTCAGCCGCCTTTGCCGCCTGCCCCTCGCGGCCGTGTGTTGA